Proteins encoded in a region of the Sugiyamaella lignohabitans strain CBS 10342 chromosome B, complete sequence genome:
- the TPO1 gene encoding Tpo1p (Polyamine transporter of the major facilitator superfamily; member of the 12-spanner drug:H(+) antiporter DHA1 family; recognizes spermine, putrescine, and spermidine; catalyzes uptake of polyamines at alkaline pH and excretion at acidic pH; during oxidative stress exports spermine, spermidine from the cell, which controls timing of expression of stress-responsive genes; phosphorylation enhances activity and sorting to the plasma membrane; GO_component: GO:0033101 - cellular bud membrane [Evidence IDA] [PMID 13679573]; GO_component: GO:0000329 - fungal-type vacuole membrane [Evidence IMP] [PMID 11171066]; GO_component: GO:0016021 - integral component of membrane [Evidence IEA,IEA]; GO_component: GO:0016021 - integral component of membrane [Evidence ISM] [PMID 12192589]; GO_component: GO:0016020 - membrane [Evidence IEA]; GO_component: GO:0005886 - plasma membrane [Evidence IEA,IEA]; GO_component: GO:0005886 - plasma membrane [Evidence IDA] [PMID 12562762]; GO_component: GO:0005886 - plasma membrane [Evidence IDA,IMP] [PMID 15637075]; GO_function: GO:0015297 - antiporter activity [Evidence IEA]; GO_function: GO:0015606 - spermidine transmembrane transporter activity [Evidence IMP] [PMID 11171066]; GO_function: GO:0015606 - spermidine transmembrane transporter activity [Evidence IDA,IMP] [PMID 15637075]; GO_function: GO:0000297 - spermine transmembrane transporter activity [Evidence IMP] [PMID 11171066]; GO_function: GO:0000297 - spermine transmembrane transporter activity [Evidence IDA,IMP] [PMID 15637075]; GO_function: GO:0000297 - spermine transmembrane transporter activity [Evidence IMP] [PMID 9920864]; GO_process: GO:1902047 - polyamine transmembrane transport [Evidence IMP] [PMID 24136413]; GO_process: GO:0015847 - putrescine transport [Evidence IMP] [PMID 9920864]; GO_process: GO:0015848 - spermidine transport [Evidence IMP] [PMID 11171066]; GO_process: GO:0015848 - spermidine transport [Evidence IDA,IMP] [PMID 15637075]; GO_process: GO:0015848 - spermidine transport [Evidence IMP] [PMID 9920864]; GO_process: GO:0000296 - spermine transport [Evidence IMP] [PMID 11171066]; GO_process: GO:0000296 - spermine transport [Evidence IDA,IMP] [PMID 15637075]; GO_process: GO:0000296 - spermine transport [Evidence IMP] [PMID 9920864]; GO_process: GO:0055085 - transmembrane transport [Evidence IEA]; GO_process: GO:0006810 - transport [Evidence IEA]) has protein sequence MSRPPSGNLPIEEFTPTLQLEDEKVTTTAEVLEGPLIIIDKFERGDTSDPQQFSLKRKLYHTLVLTMLNFTSSVSSSIMSPAPASTLSKNPISSEVGHLTSALVLLGYSLGPLIWTPFNEAYGKKKAWTVATLGFILFQIPTGINPNLTTLFLGRFFQGIFGVCAIVSLGGTMSDIWDFRARGYTSATNIIAIYAAPTLGPIIGAVLIDRVDFGWLSWLIMIIGGVLFIMHFFVKESYAPLILRDKAIALRKQGINARAPIEEAPPTLKNVLNLYVLRPLHMLRQDKALLFLCVYSSISYGLLYAFFVAYPRVYSQYRHYGFIQTYLPNFEIMIGVFFCSILLCGSNPRYLRKCDEAGENLPEERLENMSIGAVGLPIGLMMFGWTGPFNSIHWMVPAIASVITGFSTATIFMTTVMYTLDVYKQYGVSALAANGVMRSLVAVLLVMVIDLMIDRMTFQGTFSFLAGIGLLVAPGPFILRVKGRAWRETSVWGKL, from the coding sequence ATGTCTCGACCCCCATCTGGTAACCTTCCAATAGAGGAATTTACACCAACGTTGCAATTAGAAGATGAGAAAGTCACTACTACAGCAGAGGTTCTAGAGGGACCTCTGATAATTATAGACAAGTTTGAACGGGGAGATACGTCAGATCCCCAACAATTTTCATTAAAGCGAAAACTATATCATACATTAGTTCTGACGATGCTAAATTTTACATCGTCAGTGTCATCATCCATCATGTCGCCTGCCCCGGCTAGTACGCTGTCAAAAAATCCTATTTCGTCGGAAGTGGGCCATCTTACTTCAGCGCTCGTACTACTGGGATATTCCCTTGGTCCCCTAATATGGACTCCTTTTAACGAGGCTTACGggaagaaaaaagcatGGACAGTGGCCACTCTTGGTTTCATTTTGTTCCAGATCCCGACTGGAATCAACCCCAACCTGACCACATTATTTCTAGGCAGGTTCTTTCAAGGCATTTTTGGAGTCTGTGCTATTGTTAGTTTGGGAGGAACCATGTCTGATATTTGGGACTTTAGAGCCCGAGGTTATACCTCGGCGACAAATATCATCGCTATTTATGCTGCCCCGACATTGGGACCAATCATTGGAGCTGTTCTTATTGACCGGGTTGATTTCGGCTGGCTCTCGTGGCTAATAATGATCATTGGAGGagtattatttattatgcATTTTTTCGTGAAGGAATCATACGCCCCGTTGATTCTACGAGACAAGGCAATTGCATTGAGGAAACAAGGAATTAATGCGAGAGCGCCAATAGAGGAGGCCCCTCCGACGCTGAAAAATGTCTTGAACTTATATGTTCTCAGACCACTGCATATGCTACGACAAGACAAAGCGCTCTTGTTCTTGTGTGTATATTCATCTATTTCATACGGTCTATTGTATGCGTTTTTTGTGGCATATCCTAGGGTCTATAGTCAGTACCGTCACTATGGGTTTATCCAAACCTATCTGCCAAACTTTGAAATCATGATTGGTGTATTTTTCTGCAGCATACTCCTGTGTGGCAGTAATCCAAGATATTTGCGTAAATGCGATGAAGCAGGCGAGAATCTACCTGAAGAGAGGTTGGAAAATATGTCAATCGGGGCTGTTGGGTTACCAATTGGTCTCATGATGTTTGGATGGACAGGTCCGTTCAATTCTATTCATTGGATGGTGCCTGCAATTGCAAGTGTAATTACAGGATTCAGTACTGCTACTATATTTATGACAACCGTTATGTATACATTGGATGTCTATAAACAATACGGGGTATCAGCTTTAGCGGCTAATGGAGTTATGAGGTCGCTTGTAGCAGTGCTACTCGTGATGGTAATCGACCTTATGATAGATCGGATGACCTTTCAGGGCACATTTTCGTTTTTAGCGGGGATCGGATTATTGGTAGCCCCTGGGCCGTTTATTCTTAGAGTCAAGGGAAGAGCATGGCGAGAGACTTCCGTGTGGGGAAAACTCTAA
- the FLR1 gene encoding Flr1p (Plasma membrane transporter of the major facilitator superfamily; member of the 12-spanner drug:H(+) antiporter DHA1 family; involved in efflux of fluconazole, diazaborine, benomyl, methotrexate, and other drugs; expression induced in cells treated with the mycotoxin patulin; relocalizes from nucleus to plasma membrane upon DNA replication stress; GO_component: GO:0005737 - cytoplasm [Evidence IDA] [PMID 22842922]; GO_component: GO:0016021 - integral component of membrane [Evidence IEA,IEA]; GO_component: GO:0016021 - integral component of membrane [Evidence ISM] [PMID 12192589]; GO_component: GO:0016020 - membrane [Evidence IEA,IEA]; GO_component: GO:0005634 - nucleus [Evidence IDA] [PMID 22842922]; GO_component: GO:0005886 - plasma membrane [Evidence IDA] [PMID 10903515]; GO_function: GO:0015238 - drug transmembrane transporter activity [Evidence IEA]; GO_function: GO:0015244 - fluconazole transporter activity [Evidence ISS] [PMID 9235926]; GO_process: GO:0006855 - drug transmembrane transport [Evidence IGI,IMP] [PMID 10572257]; GO_process: GO:0006855 - drug transmembrane transport [Evidence IGI] [PMID 9235926]; GO_process: GO:0015893 - drug transport [Evidence IEA]; GO_process: GO:0055085 - transmembrane transport [Evidence IEA]; GO_process: GO:0055085 - transmembrane transport [Evidence ISS] [PMID 9235926]; GO_process: GO:0006810 - transport [Evidence IEA]): MTYVENFRNTLVVDILEAFGLVKLSSNFAPQPETQPQLQATLSNTSVLLDKNGEDNNSSEIPVGFSNAEMTTEVAVDAEKKVESNGIPGLFTPSEERPEPVDPFLVDWNGPNDPEHPHNWPRWKRAMVVFQVMLLSCVTYMGSSIYTPGQLAIQEEFGVGHVVATLNLSIYVLGYGLGPMIFSPLSEEATFGRNIIYMVTLFLFFILQIPAALATNIGGLIVVRFITGVLSSPAISTGGATLGDIVSSSHTLPRLIGAWACGAVAAPGKFLCR, from the coding sequence ATGACTTATGTTGAAAATTTCCGAAATACCTTGGTAGTCGATATTCTCGAAGCCTTTGGGCTCGTGAAATTGTCGAGCAACTTTGCTCCTCAACCGGAAACGCAACCTCAGCTTCAAGCTACTCTATCTAATACTTCAGTTTTGTTGGATAAAAATGGTGAAGATAACAATAGCAGCGAGATTCCTGTTGGCTTTAGTAATGCTGAAATGACCACCGAGGTGGCTGTTGATGCGGAAAAGAAGGTGGAATCAAATGGTATCCCTGGACTGTTTACACCATCTGAAGAGCGGCCAGAACCCGTTGATCCGTTTCTTGTAGATTGGAATGGTCCTAATGATCCAGAGCACCCTCATAACTGGCCAAGATGGAAGAGAGCCATGGTGGTATTTCAGGTCATGCTTTTGTCCTGTGTTACTTACATGGGTTCGTCTATTTATACCCCAGGTCAACTTGCAATTCAAGAAGAGTTTGGTGTGGGTCATGTTGTTGCTACTCTAAACTTGTCTATTTATGTGCTAGGATATGGTTTGGGTCCCATGATATTTTCGCCGTTGTCTGAGGAAGCTACTTTTGGTAGAAACATCATCTACATGGTCACtttgtttctcttcttcattctTCAAATTCCCGCTGCATTGGCTACCAATATTGGTGGCCTAATCGTTGTAAGATTCATCACCGGTGTGTTGTCTTCTCCTGCCATTagtactggtggtgctacTTTAGGTGATATTGTCTCCAGCAGTCATACTCTTCCAAGACTGATTGGAGCTTGGGCTTGTGGAGCCGTCGCTGCGCCAGGTAAGTTTCTCTGTCGATAA
- the BUD22 gene encoding Bud22p (Protein required for rRNA maturation and ribosomal subunit biogenesis; required for 18S rRNA maturation; also required for small ribosomal subunit biogenesis; cosediments with pre-ribosomal particles; mutation decreases efficiency of +1 Ty1 frameshifting and transposition, and affects budding pattern; GO_component: GO:0030686 - 90S preribosome [Evidence IDA] [PMID 19806183]; GO_component: GO:0005730 - nucleolus [Evidence IDA] [PMID 14562095]; GO_component: GO:0005634 - nucleus [Evidence IEA,IEA]; GO_component: GO:0005634 - nucleus [Evidence IDA] [PMID 11452010]; GO_function: GO:0003674 - molecular_function [Evidence ND]; GO_process: GO:0030490 - maturation of SSU-rRNA [Evidence IMP] [PMID 20498295]; GO_process: GO:0042274 - ribosomal small subunit biogenesis [Evidence IMP] [PMID 19806183]; GO_process: GO:0042274 - ribosomal small subunit biogenesis [Evidence IMP] [PMID 20498295]): MSKENLLWKLDLLESQLKEDPTAAPTRLVKTKFAVGKEKKRTANKNMTAEEIEEQIREVKKTLVDRKIFHCKQVVQRALKKALTLEGLKIQKRIKAVKADDIKLKALNKEALAVKTFKADDLAKFIVLSTIFKLFLKNYEKHPDSAPEFLSQEVIKDAISKKAVVDKWENNQKNVYGRLCNNNLVKSGLQQMTVSVKFVAGLIDKTEAKSVLEKKSNIPQNNKSENQAGEPEKRAGNDTTGDSDAEGDFADFDDGANDHLVAGSDSESAESGDDDGEEEEEEEEHDDFFSSAAGGDLPTLATGYISGSDDDDNYDYDNDATVKAVTTERKNRRGQRARRKIWEMKYGSKANHVQKEKEERRVDYEKRQREFEERQARRAAKQATEPTKPIVKSHTTDDKPLHPSWEAKKKIVATAKFEGKKIKF, from the coding sequence ATGTCAAAAGAAAACCTGTTATGGAAACTGGATTTACTAGAATCACAGCTTAAGGAGGATCCCACCGCGGCCCCAACAAGGCTtgtgaaaacaaaatttgCAGTAggaaaagagaagaaaagaactGCCAATAAGAATATGACCGCTGAGGAAATTGAAGAGCAAATTCGAGAAGTTAAGAAAACCCTGGTCGATAGAAAAATATTCCATTGCAAACAAGTTGTTCAAAGAGCCCTAAAAAAGGCGTTAACATTAGAGGGCCttaaaattcaaaaaagaaTCAAGGCTGTAAAAGCAGATGACATCAAGCTCAAGGCACTTAATAAGGAAGCCCTTGCTGTAAAGACCTTCAAGGCAGATGATCTGGCTAAATTCATTGTATTGAGTACTAtttttaaattatttttgaaaaactATGAGAAACACCCTGATTCGGCACCGGAATTTCTCTCTCAGGAAGTCATCAAGGATGCTATCAGTAAAAAGGCTGTAGTGGATAAATGGGAGAATAATCAAAAGAACGTTTATGGACGTCtttgtaataataatttagtGAAAAGTGGGTTACAGCAAATGACAGTCAGTGTTAAATTTGTGGCTGGACTCATAGACAAGACAGAGGCTAAAAGCGTTCTAGAGAAAAAATCCAACATACcgcaaaataataaaagtgaAAACCAAGCTGGTGAGCCTGAAAAGAGGGCTGGTAATGATACAACAGGAGATAGCGATGCTGAAGGCGACTTTGCCGATTTTGATGACGGTGCCAATGATCACCTTGTAGCAGGTTCAGATAGCGAATCCGCAGAATCGGGTGATGACGATggagaggaagaggaagaggaagaggagcaTGACGATTTCTTCTCGTCTGCCGCAGGAGGTGACCTTCCCACGCTTGCAACAGGTTATATTTCAGGGtctgacgatgacgacaaTTATGATTACGACAATGATGCCACAGTCAAAGCTGTGACGACAGAAAGGAAAAATCGACGAGGACAGAGAGCTCGAAGAAAGATCTGGGAAATGAAATACGGTTCGAAAGCAAATCAtgttcaaaaagaaaaggagGAAAGACGTGTTGATTATGAAAAGAGGCAGAGAGAGTTTGAGGAGCGACAAGCACGACGAGCCGCTAAACAAGCTACTGAGCCAACAAAGCCCATTGTCAAATCACATACTACAGACGACAAACCACTTCATCCTTCCTGGgaagccaagaaaaagattgTAGCCACCGCCAAGTTCGAGGGTaagaaaatcaaatttTGA
- the FLR1 gene encoding Flr1p (Plasma membrane transporter of the major facilitator superfamily; member of the 12-spanner drug:H(+) antiporter DHA1 family; involved in efflux of fluconazole, diazaborine, benomyl, methotrexate, and other drugs; expression induced in cells treated with the mycotoxin patulin; relocalizes from nucleus to plasma membrane upon DNA replication stress; GO_component: GO:0005737 - cytoplasm [Evidence IDA] [PMID 22842922]; GO_component: GO:0016021 - integral component of membrane [Evidence IEA,IEA]; GO_component: GO:0016021 - integral component of membrane [Evidence ISM] [PMID 12192589]; GO_component: GO:0016020 - membrane [Evidence IEA,IEA]; GO_component: GO:0005634 - nucleus [Evidence IDA] [PMID 22842922]; GO_component: GO:0005886 - plasma membrane [Evidence IDA] [PMID 10903515]; GO_function: GO:0015238 - drug transmembrane transporter activity [Evidence IEA]; GO_function: GO:0015244 - fluconazole transporter activity [Evidence ISS] [PMID 9235926]; GO_process: GO:0006855 - drug transmembrane transport [Evidence IGI,IMP] [PMID 10572257]; GO_process: GO:0006855 - drug transmembrane transport [Evidence IGI] [PMID 9235926]; GO_process: GO:0015893 - drug transport [Evidence IEA]; GO_process: GO:0055085 - transmembrane transport [Evidence IEA]; GO_process: GO:0055085 - transmembrane transport [Evidence ISS] [PMID 9235926]; GO_process: GO:0006810 - transport [Evidence IEA]) gives MSFFFPETLHSNILHRRANRIRRETGDNRYYTVGELEQKDKNWVATLKETTYRPLVLIMTEPGILAFDCYIALVYGAFYLFFEAFPIVFSGIYHFSLIELGLAYFGFMVGCVIAFGILIVFMNVIVDPRERAGTYLPEHFLILAMWVCLLLPMSLFLFGWTAKVHWILPVISEAFFVMGAFNIFQCGFGYLAKSYPRYLASVFAGNALVRSSFACAFPLFGQAMYDKLAIEGYPVAWGSSLLGFLSLGMAVIPFVMYRYGSMLRGRSKYAN, from the coding sequence AtgtctttcttcttccccGAGACTTTGCATTCCAACATTCTTCACCGTCGTGCGAATCGAATTAGACGCGAGACTGGTGATAATCGTTATTATACTGTTGGCGAGTTGGAGCAAAAGGACAAGAATTGGGTAGCCACTCTCAAAGAGACAACATACCGACCATTGGTTCTGATTATGACCGAACCTGGTATCTTGGCTTTCGACTGCTACATTGCTTTAGTATATGGTGCTTTCTATTTGTTCTTTGAAGCATTCCCAATTGTCTTCTCTGGTATCTACCACTTCTCATTGATTGAATTGGGGTTGGCTTACTTTGGCTTTATGGTAGGCTGTGTGATTGCATTTGGAATTTTAATTGTGTTCATGAATGTCATAGTTGATCCCCGCGAACGTGCTGGTACCTATCTTCCTGAGCATTTCTTGATTCTTGCTATGTGGGTATGTCTACTTTTACCCATGTCgttatttttatttggcTGGACTGCCAAAGTTCACTGGATTTTACCTGTAATCTCAGAGGCTTTCTTTGTAATGGGTGCTTTTAATATCTTCCAGTGTGGATTTGGTTATCTCGCCAAAAGTTATCCACGATATCTTGCGTCTGTATTTGCTGGTAATGCTCTGGTTCGATCCAGTTTTGCTTGCGCTTTTCCACTGTTTGGACAGGCCATGTATGATAAGCTGGCCATTGAGGGCTATCCAGTCGCATGGGGGTCGAGTCTACTCGgatttctttctcttggtATGGCAGTCATTCCATTTGTTATGTACAGATATGGTTCTATGTTGAGAGGAAGATCCAAGTATGCCAATTAG